The DNA sequence GGGCCCCCGAGACCCCGTGGCTCCAGGACGTGTCGTCGACCGTGCTCCAACAGTCGCTCCGCCACCTGGATTCCGCGTTCGCCCGCTTCTTCAAGGGCTCGACGAAGTACCCGAAGCCGAAGCGCAAGCACCGGACGCGAGACTCGGCGACTTACGTCCGCACCGGATTCCGCTGGCACGAGGACCCCGAACGGCCGGGCACGGGGCTCATCGCCTTGGCGAAGCAGACAGAGCCACTGGACGTGCGCTGGTCCCGCCCCCTGCCCGCCGGGGTCACCCCGGTGAAGCTGACGGTGACCCGCGACCGCGCCGGCCGCTTCTTCCTCTACGCCCTCGTGGAAGAGCGGATCGCACCTCTGCCCGCCGCGCTCGCCCCGGGTACGGATACCCCGAAGGCCGTCGGCATCGACCTCGGACTGGCAGCACTCGTCACCTTGGACGACGGCAGCACCGTGGACCACCCGAAGCTGTTGAAGAAGTACGAGAAGAAGCTCGCGCGGCTCCAACGTGAGCTGCACCGCAAGCAGAAGGGATCAGCCAACCGCGGCAAGGCCCGCGCGAAGATCGCCAGGCTGTACGCCTTGATCAGTGACGTCCGGAAGGACGGCCTCGACCAGCTCACCACCCGCCTCGTGCGCGAGAACCAAGTGCTCGTGGTGGAAGACCTGGCCGTCGCCAACCTCCTCCGCGTGAAGAGGCTGAGCAAGTCCATCGCCGACGCCTCCTGGGGCACGATCCTCGACATGCTCCGGTACAAGGCGGCCTGGTACGGGCGCACCCTGGTCGTCGTGGACCGGTTCTTCCCCTCGACCCGGCGTTGTTCCGCCTGCCATACCAAGGGCGAGCGGCTCGGCCTGTCCGTCCGGTCGTGGACATGTGCCGCGTGCGATGCCGCCCACGACCGTGACGGGAACGCCGCGGTGAACCTCCGCGACGAGGGGCTCCGGCTCTACGAGCTCGTGGCGACGGCCTTGCCCCCGGGCAAGGCCCCGCCCTCCCTCATCCGCGCATCGGAACTACCGGAGTACGTCATGACCGCATAGGCCGTGCACGAACAACAGGCCGACGGGCCGTCGGTCTTCAAGCCTGTGGAGTCCGTGTCAGACCGCCCGGTGCATCCCTCAGGGCTGTACCTGGCGGCAGCGGACGATGAAGCAGGAAGTGGCGCCCGCGAGGGCGACACCGGGGTCAAAAGTTCGGCGCTCTGCCCCCACAAGGTCAAAAGAGCGTTGCTCTGGCCTCACCAGGTCAAAAAGCCGGTGCTCTACCCGCCCTCACACCCCCGGATACCCCGCCCGTGCCACCCGCGGCCCCACCGCCGCCAGCGGGAGCCCCGGGTTCAGGGCGTCCACGACGGCCTGGGTGAGCGGGCGCAGCTCCCACAGGTGGCGGATGGCCTCCAACGGGAGGTCCGTCTCGTAGTAGTCCTCGGCGAAGTCGCGGTAGGCCTCCGGGGTGCCGGCCGCGAGGAGTTCGAAGAGGTAGTCCGCGCCGTCCGGGTCGGACTTGCCCTCCGGGAACTCCACCTTGCCCGCGCGCCACTGCGTGTCGCCGGTCTCGCGCCAGAAGACGGCGGTCGCGCGGAGTACGCCGTCTTCCCCCGTGCTGAACGCCGGCTCCTTCACCTGCGGCTGGAACACCTCCGGTATGCCGTCCACCAGGCCGGGCCACGGTTCCCCGTCCTCGTCACACCACGGGCTCATCCGCGACTCGTGGTCGAAGCCGCATCCGAAGACCCCGTCGGCCGTGAAGACGATCGCGTAGTCGTCGCCGGAGCCGTTGTCCATCAGTGCCGCTTCCTCGCCCGGGCCCCACTCCGGGTCGTAGGCGAAGTAGCCGTCGTCCTCCTCGCCGCTGATCACCAGTTCCAGCGCCGCCATCGCCCGGCAGCGGTCGCGCAGCGTCGCGATGTCGGGCAGCGCGCGGGTCACGTCGTAGATGGTCATGGCCGTGATCAAAGCAGCCGCCTCTGACACCTGGACCCGACGTGTGGAAACGTCCTGGAACTCACTCCCGTCCAGGTGCTGACAGGAGCGGCTCGGGCGGGTAGCGTCGGGCCGAGTCCAGTCCACTGGACTAGACCTTCCACTCGGATCGTCCGGCACGTTCCTGCCGGTAGAAGGGATTCATCACCATGGCTTCTGTCACTTTCGACAAGGCGACCCGTCTGTACCCCGGCGGCGACAAGCCCGCCGTCGACCAGCTGGAGCTGGAGATCGCGGACGGCGAGTTCCTCGTCCTGGTCGGCCCCTCCGGCTGCGGCAAGTCCACCTCGCTGCGCATGCTGGCCGGCCTGGAGGACGTCAACGGCGGTGCCATCCGCATCGGTGACCGCGACGTCACGCACCTGCCGCCCAAGGACCGGGACATCGCGATGGTGTTCCAGAACTACGCGCTGTACCCGCACATGTCCGTTGCCGACAACATGGGCTTCGCGCTCAAGATCGCCGGTGAGGACAAGGCCACCATCCGCAAGAAGGTGGAGGACGCGGCGAAGATGCTGGACCTGACCCAGTACCTCGACCGCAAGCCGAAGGCGCTCTCCGGCGGTCAGCGCCAGCGCGTCGCGATGGGCCGCGCGATCGTGCGCAAGCCGCAGGTGTTCCTCATGGACGAGCCGCTGTCGAACCTCGACGCCAAGCTCCGCGTGTCCACCCGTACCCAGATCGCGGCCCTCCAGCGCGACCTCGGCATCACCACGGTCTACGTCACCCACGACCAGGTCGAGGCCATGACGATGGGCGACCGCGTGGCCGTGCTGAAGGACGGTCTGCTCCAGCAGGTCGACACCCCGCGCAACATGTACGACCGCCCGGCGAACCTCTTCGTGGCCGGCTTCATCGGCTCGCCCGCGATGAACCTCGTCGAGGTCCCGATCACCGACGGCGGCGTGAAGTTCGGCGACAGCGTCGTCCCGGTGTCGCGCGAGGCCCTGTCGGCCGCCGCCGACGCGGGCGACCGCACGGTCACCGTCGGCGTGCGTCCGGAGCACTTCGACCTCGCCGAGACGGGCGGCCTGGAAATCATCGTGAACGTCGTCGAGGAGCTGGGCGCCGACGGGTACGTCTACGGCTCGACCGCGCACTCCGAGGGCTCGCAGGACATCGTGGTGCGCGTGAACGGCCGCCAGGTGCCCGAGAAGGGCTCCACGCTGCACGTGGTGCCGCGCGCGGACGAGATCCACGTCTTCTCGACCTCCTCGGGTGCCCGCCTCTCCGGCTGACCCGTACGCGCACAGCCGCCGAAGGGGCGTCCCGTCAAGGGGCGCCCCTTCGGCGCGAGTTCCGGCGCGAGGTGCGCAGATCGGGCCATTCGGCCCCAAGCGTCAACCCTTAATTCGAAAAGTCACGTCGAACCATCCCCCGACCGGGTGACTAAATGTCGCCATATCTTCACCGAGCGCTACTCTCGCCCTCGTGACCCACACTGCCCGCCGTATCGGCCGATCCCTCGCCCTGGTCCTGCCCGTCGTCCTGGTCCTGTCCGGGACCCTCGCGGTCACCATGGTCCCCTGGGCGGACAACACCCCCTCCCAGATCCTGACCGCGTCCGCCGAGGACGTCTCCGTCCCCGCGAAGCCGCGCGCCGCCCAGGACGTGCTGCGCGAAAAGCTGTTGAGCGAGATCCAGCAGGGCGAGCAGCCGGGTGACGTCCTCACCCACCTCCAGCAGGAGGTCGACCGGCGGCCGTCCCTCGCCGAGCACTGCGTGGGGATCGCGCGCGCCCTCGGGCGGGCCGCGGTGGACGCTTACGGGCCCACGAAGGCCCAGTCGTTCGCGCGGCCGGTGTGCGACACCGCGTACGCGTCCGGCGTCGCCTCCATGGGCTGACGGCCGCCGCCGCACGCCCTTCTTCCGCACTGGACACGACGACAACGACATGACCGATTCCGAGCGTTCCGAAAGCTCCGAAGGCTCCGAGCGTTCCGACCGACCCCACGCGGCCGCGTTCCCGGCCTCCCCGACCCAGGCGGTTGTCCTGGCGGGGGGCCAGGGTTCGCGGCTGCGGCCGTACACGGACGACCGCCCCAAGCCGATGGTGGAGATTCCCGGAACGGGGATGCCGATCATCGGGCATCAGCTCGCGTGGCTGGCTTCCGAGGGGGTGACGGACGCCGTGGTCTCCTGCGGGCACCTCGCCGAGGTGCTCCAGCGGTGGCTGGCCGAGGCCGTGTTGCCGCTGCGGGTGACCACGGTCGTGGAGAGCGAGCCGTTGGGCCGGGGCGGCGGTCTGAAGTACGCCGCCCGGCACCTCCCGCATCCCGACCGGTCCTGGTACGCGACCAACGGCGATGTGTGGACCCGCTTCTCGCTGCGCGAGATGGCCGCCTTCCATGCCGAACGCGGTGCCACGGCCACCCTCGCGCTGGCCCGGCCGCGCATTCCGTGGGGGGTGGTGGAGATCAACGAGTACGGGCACGTACTGGACTTCATCGAGGCGCCGCAGTCCCCGTACCCGGTCAATGCCGGCGTGTACGTCTTCGGTCCCGAATTCGCCGCTCTGCTGCCGGATTTGGGCGACCACGAGCGGACCACCTTCCCGCGCCTGGCCCGTGAGCGGCGCCTCGCGGGCTTCCCGCTGCCGCAGGGGGCCTACTGGCGGGCGATCGACACGGCGAAGGACCTCACCGAGGCGGCACGGGAGTTGGCCGCGCAGAACGCCCCGTAGCGCCTCCCCTCGCCTGTACGGGCCCACAGGCGTCCGTACAGGCCCTTCACGGCCCCGCACACGAGGAGGGCCCGGCACGCTCTCGCGTACCGGGCCCTTCGCTTTCGCCTTCGCCGTGCCCGTCAGCCGCCGAGGAGGCCGCCCAGGAGGTCGGGCTGCTTCGGTGCGGTGCTGCCCGTTCCTGCGGTGGAGCCGCCGGTGCGGGTTCCGGTGGAGCTGGCCGGGGGGTTCTGGGGGGTGGACTGGCGGGGGGTGCTGCGCGGGGTCTGGCTGCCGCTGGTGGTGCCGCGGGTCGCGGTGGGCGAGCCGGAGCCGGCCGACGGGGAGGTCGAACCGGTCGCTCCGCGCCCGGTCTTGGCCGCCGGCGAGGAGGCTCCGGCCGAGGGCTTCACGGCCCGCTTCGAAGCCTGACCGGGGCTGGGGCTGACGGGCTGCTGCTGCGGGGAGCGCGGCAGGGGCCGCCCGGGGAGGTAGTTGCTCGGGGCCTCGCCCGGTCCGGGCACGGTGACCACGGTGGTGGAGCGGACGGCGCCGCCGAGGAGGGAGCCGATGAGCAGGGTGAGTCCGCAGATGACGCCGGCCATGATGGCGCCGCGGCGCAGGACCCGGCGGCGCAGCCGCCAGACCTCGGAGCGCGGGCCGAGCGTGCGCCAGGCCTCGCTCGCGAGGCGGCCGTCCAGGGAGTAGACGGGGGCGCCGGCGATGATCAGCGGGCTCCAGGCGGCGAGGTAGATGATGTCGGGGGCGTCGTAGGCGGGGACGGTCTTCCAGCTCACCGTCATGAGCAGGGCGGCGGACAGCAGGGCGCCGAAGCAGGCGGCGAACCGCTGCCACAGGCCGAAGACCGTCAGTACGCCCACGATGACCTGGAGGAAGGCGACGCTGAGACCGGCGCCGACCGGGTGGGCCAGTGCGAAGTCGCGCAGTGGTTCGGCGAGCGCCCAGGGCTGCAGGGTGTGCAGCCAGGTGACCATGGAGCCGCGCTCGCCGCCGTCGAAGTAGACGGGGTCGCACAGCTTGCCCATGCCGGCGTAGATGGAGATGAAGCCGAGGAAGACGCGCAGCGGGAGCAGCACGACGCCGAGGTTCATGCGGCGGCCGGGGTAGTACGAGGCCTGCGCGCGGGCGTCGCCCTGGGCCCGGCGGGAGTCCGCGGATCCGGTGCCTTCGGAGTGGGCGGCGTCGTAGGCCTCGTGCGGGTGGGAGAGGCCCCCCACGACGGGCTGCAGCCGGGTGTCCTCGGCGTCGCCGTAGCTGCGCTGGCCGATGACGGTCGGGGTGGCGAGGGTGTCGTCCGCGAGGTCGTGGGCGAGGTCGATGCGCGGGATGACCTGGGTGGCTCCGCCGTCGTACTCCGCGTGGCCGTCGTGGGCGCGCCCGTGCTCGCGCACGGCCTGGAGCAGGCCGCCCATGGCGGCGCTGGCGGCGGCGTCGCCGGGGGCGGACTTGCCGCTCCAGACGACGGGGCGGCGGCGGGCGGCGCCGGCTCCGGCAGCCGCGAGGGCCCCGCCGAGTGCCGGGGCGAGCCCGGGGGCGCCCGAGGGCCTGGGACGCGCGCTGGGGCTCGGTGCGAGCCGCACGCGGAAGCTGGCGTGGTTGACGATGACCTGTGCGGGGTCGCACGGCACCTTGACCATGCTCAGCGCGGGCTGGTCGTCGAACCCTGGCGTTCTGGTGTCCACACTCATCTAACCGAGTGATGAGTGTTTAGGACACTGCCTTGACATCAGGGATGTGTCCGAGACCCGTCAAATCAAGCCACCCCGCCCGTAAGGGGCGGGGTGGCACGCTCACGGGTCACGTCCGATGAGCCAAGTGGATCAAGCGGCGGCCGCGGTGGGGCTCAGGCGCGGCCGCGGGTGGCGCGGCGGCGGGAGGCCTCGTAGAGGACGACGCCCGCGGCGACACCGGCGTTGAGCGACTCGGCGCCGCCCGGCATCGGGATGCGCACGAGGTAGTCGCAGTTCTCGCCGACGAGGCGGCCGAGGCCCTTGCCCTCGGAGCCGACGACGATGACGACGGGGCCGCCGAGCGCTTCGAGCTCGTGGACCTCGTGGGTGCCTTCGGCGGCGAGGCCGACGACGGTGATGCCGGCCTTCTTGTACTCCTGGATGGCGCGGGTCAGGTTGGTGACCCGGGAGACCGGGGTACGGGCGGCGGTGCCGGCCGAGGACTTCCAGGCACCGGCGGTCATGCCGGCGGCGCGGCGCTCGGGGATGACCACGCCGTGGCCGCCGAAGGCGGAGACGGAGCGGACGATCGCGCCGAGGTTGCGGGGGTCGGTGACGCCGTCGAGGGCGACGATGAGGGGGTCCTCGTGGTTCTCGTACGCGGCGGCGGTGAGGTCCTCCGGGTGCGCGTACTCGTAGGGCGGGACCTGGAGGACCAGGCCCTGGTGGTTGAGGCCGTTGGTCAGCCGGTCGAGCTCGGGGCGCGGGGCTTCCATCAGGTTGATGTTGCCGCGCTCGGCCGCGAGCTGGAGGGCCTCGCGGACGCGCTCGTCGTTGTCGATGAACTGCTGTACGTACAGGGTGACGGCCGGTACGCCGTCGCGCAGCGCCTCGAAGACCGGGTTGCGGCCGACGACCATCTCGCTGGTGCCCTTGGGGCCGCCGCGGCGGGGGGCCGGGCGGCGCTTGGCGGCCTGGCGGGCCATGGCGTTGCTGATGCGGTTGGCCTTGTGCTTCTTGCGGTCCTCGGCCTTGGGCGTGGGGCCCTTGCCTTCCAGGGCCTTGCGCCGCTGGCCACCGCTGCCGACCGTCGCGCCCTTCTTGTTGGACGTGCGGCGGTTCCTGCGCTGGCTGTTCCCGGCCATGACCTCTACCTGATTTCGTTGGTTCTGCGATATGTACGTATGAAGAGTGTGCGGCCCGGGACGCCGGGCAGCCCAATCCGAGTGCTCCAGTGGGACTGCGCCGGTGGGCTCAGCGGGGGCCGAGCGTCCATCGGGGTCCGGTGGGGCTGTCCTCGATGACCAGGCCCGACTGTTGGAGCTGGTCGCGGATGGCGTCGGCGGTGGCCCAGTCCTTGCGGGCGCGAGCGGATTCGCGCTGCTCCAGGACCAGGCGTACGAGGGTGTCCACGGCTCCGTGGAGGTCCTCCCCGCGGTCCGTCTCGCCGGCCCAGTGCGGGTCGAGGGGGTCGAGTCCGAGGACGCCGAGCATGGCCCGTACCTCCGACAGGCGCGCGATGGCCGCGTCCTTGTCGTCGGCGGCGAGCGCGCTGTTGCCCTGGCGGACGGTGGTGTGGATGATCGCGAGCGCCTGCGGGACGCCCAGGTCGTCGTCCATGGCCTCGGCGAAGGCGGGCGGCACCTCGGCGGCGGGCTCGACGGAGCCGCCGGCCTTCTCGATGACGCGCTGGATGAAGCCCTCGATGCGCGCGAAACCGGACTCGGCCTCGCGCAGGGACTCCACGCTGTACTCGATCATCGAGCGGTAGTGCGGGGTGCCGAGGTAGTAGCGCAGCACGATCGGGCGCCAGACCTTGAGCATCTCGGAGACGAGGACGGAGTTGCCCAGCGACTTGGACATCTTCTCGCCGGAGAGGGTGACCCAGGCGTTGTGCATCCAGTACTTCGCGAACTCGTCGCCGTAGGCCTTGGCCTGGACGATCTCGTTCTCGTGGTGCGGGAAGATCAGGTCGAGCCCGCCGCCGTGGATGTCGAAGGCGCTGCCGAGGTACTTGTGCGCCATCGCGGAGCACTCCAGGTGCCAGCCGGGACGGCCGCGGCCCCACGGGGTCTCCCAGTCGGGCTCGCCCGGCTTGGAGGCCTTCCACATGGCGAAGTCGCGCGGATCGCGCTTGCCGGTGATGCCGGACTCGGCGGGCTGGCGCAGGTCGTCGATGTCCTGGTTCGACAGCTCCAGGTAGCCGGGGAAGGAGCGCACGTCGAAGTAGACGCTGCCGTCGGCGACGTAGGCGTGGCCGCGCTCGATGAGCCCGCGCATCATCTCGATCATCTCGGGCACGTGGCCGGTGGCGCGCGGCTCGTACGTGGGCGGCAGGCACCCCAGCGCGTTGTAGCCGTCGTTGAAGGCGCGCTCGTTCTCGTACCCGATGGACCACCAGGGGCGGCCCTGGGCCTCGCCCTTCGCGATGATCTTGTCGTCGATGTCGGTGACGTTGCGGATGAAGGTGACGTCGAGCCCGCGGTAGGTGAACCAGCGGCGCGCGATGTCGAAGTTCAGGTACGAGCGGACGTGCCCGATGTGCGGAGCCGCCTGCACGGTGGCGCCACAGAGGTAGATCGAGACGCAGCCCGGGACGAGCGGGGTGAAGTCACGGATCTGCCGGGCGCTGGTGTCGTACAGGCGAATAGTCACGGCAACCAGGGTAGTGCGCCTGTAGCAGTGCCCCGCGACCCTTTCGGCACGCGGGGCCCGCTTTGTTGTCGAAGTGCCGCGGGAGCGGTGTGGGCGTACGGGGTACAAGGGCCTGTCGTCACACTCCCGTCGTCGCCCGAAGGGCGGCCTCGCGGCGTCTGGTGCGTGCTCTCGGCGTGCCGGGCGGAAGCCCGCGTACTGGACGTACGTGGGCTTTCGCCCGGTGCGGCGAGAGCACGCACCAGACGCCGCGAGGCAGACGGGAGTGTGACGACAGGCCCTTAAGCCCGGTTCGTCCGGTAGACGAGGGCCGTGGCGATGGCGGCGAGGCCTTCGGCGCGGCCGGTGAGGCCCAGTCCGTCGGTGGTGGTGCCGGAGACGGAGACGGGGGCGCCCGCCGCCGCGCCGAGCGCCTTCTGCGCCTCTTCGCGCCGCTTGCCGATCTTCGGGCGTACGCCGATCACCTGGATGGCGATGTTGCCGATCTCGAAGCCTTCGGCGCGGACGATCCGGGCCGCTTCCGCCAGAAGGGTGATTCCGGCGGCGCCGGACCACTCGGGGCGGGAGGTGCCGAAATGTGCGCCGAGGTCGCCGACGCCGGCGGCGGAGAAGAGGGCGTCGCAGGCGGCGTGCGCGGCGACGTCCCCGTCGGAGTGCCCGGCGAGGCCGTCCTCGCCCTCCCAGAGCAGGCCGGCGCACCACAGTTCACGGCCGGTCTCGAAGGCGTGCACGTCGGTGCCGATGCCGACGAGCGGGATCAGCGGGGCCGCGGGGGCGGCGGGGGCCGCGTCGGGGGCCGGGGTGGCGGCGTTGGGGCTAGTAGGCATCGGTGGCCCTCCGGCGGGCGAGTACGGCTTCGGCGAGGACCAGGTCGAGCGGGCGGGTGACCTTGAAGGCCTCTTCGTGGCCGGGGATCACCACGACGGTGACGCCGAGCTGTTCCACCATGCCGGCGTCGTCCGTGGCACCCTCGCCGTCGCCACTGAGTCGGGCCAGCTTCTCGTGCGCGAGGCGGAGCGTGGCGAGGTCGAAGCCCTGCGGGGTCTGTACGGCGCGCAGCCGGGCCCGTACGGGGGTGGCGACGACCGGCTCGGGCTCGCCGGGCCGGCCGGGCTCGACCTCCTTGACGGTGTCGGCCAGCGGCAGGGCGGGGACGACGGCGGGTGCGCCGTCGCGGACGGCCTCGACGACGGAGTCGACGGTGTCCACGGGGACCAGGGGGCGGGCCGCGTCGTGGATGAGGACGGCGGTGATGTCGGCCGGGAGCGCGTCCAGGCCGGCGCGTACGGATTCCTGCCGGGTCTCCCCGCCGGGGACGACCAGGATCTCCGTGCGTTCGGGCAGCGCGTGCTCGTCGAGCAGCCGGCGCACCTCGGTGGTGGCGGTGCCGTCGGGAGGCGCCACGACGACGACGAGGGAGACCGCGCGGGAGCGCGCCATGGCGCGTACGGCGTGGATGAGCATGGGGGTGCCGCCCAGGGTCCGCAGGGCCTTGGGGGCTCCGGGACCGAGCCGGACCCCGCGGCCGGCGGCCGGGATCACCGCGGCGGTGCGGTGGGGGCGCGATTCGTCAGACATCAGTAGCTCCGAGCCAGGTTTGTGACTTCGGCCGACATGGGTATGGCCTGAAGGGTGCCGGGTGCGACGCCTCTCGCCCCTTCCGTGACGACCGGTCGAGTCGGCTGCCCGGACCCGGCACGCCAGTGAGTACAGGCATCAGCGAGTACCGGTATGGGTCCAGACATGCCGCAGCGCCCGGCAACAAGTCTCCTTGTCAGCGGGCACCGCGGCACAACTGTGTACGACAAAGCGTACGAATGATCGCGTCAGGACGCGAGCACTTCGTCGAGGAGGGCCTCGGCCTTGTCCTCGTTGGTGTTCTCGGCGAGCGCGAGCTCGCTCACCAGGATCTGGCGCGCCTTTGCGAGCATGCGCTTCTCACCTGCGGAAAGCCCACGCTCACGCTCACGACGCCACAGGTCACGCACAACTTCGGCGACCTTGATGACATCGCCAGAAGCGAGCTTTTCCAGATTTGCCTTGTAGCGCCGGGACCAGTTCGTCGGCTCTTCGGCGTACGGTGCGCGGAGCACCTCGAAGACCCGGTCCAGCCCGTCCTGGCCGACTACGTCGCGAACGCCTACGAACTCCGCATTGTCCGCAGGAACGCGAACGGTCAGGTCACCCTGGGCGACCTTGAGCACCAAGTAGGTCTTGTCCACGCCTTTGATCTGGCGAGTTTCGATGGCCTCGATCAGCGCGGCCCCGTGATGGGGATAGACCACGGTGTCGCCAACCTTGAACGTCATGTGACAGGTACCCCTTCCGTGGCTATCCAGGGTAACACGAGAATCGACCGTTATGAATGGCGTTTTCGCAGGTCAGGGCCCATCTCAGGGCTTGACAACAGCGACAGGAACGTGCTGCGGGAGCCTTGCGGAAGGGGGTATTCGCAGGTCGGAGGCGCTGTGCGGACCGGGCGAAACGGCCACGTTACACCTGTCCGGGAGCCTCGACGATGTGGCGTACGTCCCGTTTTGACGGTTTCCGGGGCGGGAAACCGAAGTACTCCGTTCGACTGGCGGCCACCCGTACGGCGTCCGTTCCGGCCCAATCCGGAATTGATCACCGGCGGTGTTCGATGAAATCCGGAAATTGATCACCGGAGCCGCGCCGGCCTTTGCGGGCGGGCCTTTTGCGAATGGAAGATCACCCGGACCCGCCGGGGCGGTGACGGAACGCGCCGGTGCGGGGGCGGGACCCCCCGCAGGGCCCGGCCCCACGCTGCGGAGGGTCGGGTGCGGGGGCGGGGCGGCGGCTCGGTAACCTAAGCGCGCTGACACATCCTTAGAGCGGCTTTACTTCGCCGCTCCGAGGCGTCCACCCTTCCGTTCCGTACGTCCAAGGAGTTGCCTCCCCCGTGAGCCGCAGCCTTCGACGCGGCGCCCTCGCCGCCACCGCCGTCGTGTTCTCGATCGTCTCGCTGGGCGCCTGCGCCGCGGGCCACGACGCTCCGACTCTCCAGGTCAAGCCCGACAATGCCGCCGTCACCAAGGGCGACATCAAGGTCCAGAACGCTCTGGTGATCACCCAGGAGAAGGACAAGAAGGGCCCGGCCGCAGTCTCCGCGACGGTGTTCAACAACGGCACCAAGGAGCAGACGCTCGAGGGCATCACCCTTCCGGGCGGCAAGGCCGTCGTGACGCTGAAGCCCGCGGGCAGCGGCTCCAAGATCGTCATCCCGGCCGGCGGCTCCGTCCTCCTGGGCGGCAAGGGCAACGCCTCCGCCGTGATCGTCGGCGGGGACTCCATCGTGGACGGCAACGTCCAGAAGATCGCCTTCCAGCTGAGCACCACGGGTGACGTCGAGCTCGACGCCTTCGTCGTCCCGGCCACCGGCATCTACGAGGGCTACGGCCCGACCGCCGCGGCGGCCGTCCCGGGCGCCACCCCGTCCGGAAGCCCCTCGGGCTCTCCCTCCGGTTCCCCGTCGGGCTCGCCGTCGGGCTCGCCGTCGCCGTCCGGGTCCCCCTCGGGCTCGCCCGCGAGCAGCCCGTCCGGGTCCCCCTCCGGATCCGCGTCCGCCGGTCACTGAGGCGCGAAGCACCGTACTCAACGGGAACGGCCCCCGTCCGCTCGATGCGGACGGGGGCCGTTCCCGTGTTCCGGGCCGGGCCGGGCCGGTTTACGGCTCGAACTTGTAGCCGAGGCCGCGGACCG is a window from the Streptomyces sp. NBC_01244 genome containing:
- the ispD gene encoding 2-C-methyl-D-erythritol 4-phosphate cytidylyltransferase, with the protein product MSDESRPHRTAAVIPAAGRGVRLGPGAPKALRTLGGTPMLIHAVRAMARSRAVSLVVVVAPPDGTATTEVRRLLDEHALPERTEILVVPGGETRQESVRAGLDALPADITAVLIHDAARPLVPVDTVDSVVEAVRDGAPAVVPALPLADTVKEVEPGRPGEPEPVVATPVRARLRAVQTPQGFDLATLRLAHEKLARLSGDGEGATDDAGMVEQLGVTVVVIPGHEEAFKVTRPLDLVLAEAVLARRRATDAY
- a CDS encoding CarD family transcriptional regulator encodes the protein MTFKVGDTVVYPHHGAALIEAIETRQIKGVDKTYLVLKVAQGDLTVRVPADNAEFVGVRDVVGQDGLDRVFEVLRAPYAEEPTNWSRRYKANLEKLASGDVIKVAEVVRDLWRRERERGLSAGEKRMLAKARQILVSELALAENTNEDKAEALLDEVLAS
- a CDS encoding DUF461 domain-containing protein; this encodes MSRSLRRGALAATAVVFSIVSLGACAAGHDAPTLQVKPDNAAVTKGDIKVQNALVITQEKDKKGPAAVSATVFNNGTKEQTLEGITLPGGKAVVTLKPAGSGSKIVIPAGGSVLLGGKGNASAVIVGGDSIVDGNVQKIAFQLSTTGDVELDAFVVPATGIYEGYGPTAAAAVPGATPSGSPSGSPSGSPSGSPSGSPSPSGSPSGSPASSPSGSPSGSASAGH